One region of Immundisolibacter sp. genomic DNA includes:
- the rph gene encoding ribonuclease PH: MRPSGRRPDQLRPVTITRQFSKYAEGSVLVSFGDTRVICTASVDERVPGFKRGSGSGWVTAEYGMLPRATHSRNQREAANGRQGGRTLEIQRLIGRALRAVVDLSALGERTITLDCDVIQADGGTRTAAITGAYVALVDAVASLRKRRAITRDPIHGAVAAVSVGIFAGQTVLDLDYAEDSTAETDMNLVINDAGAFVEIQGTAEGHAFRADELAQLIALGQQGVAELIALQRAALAG; encoded by the coding sequence ATGCGCCCGAGCGGCCGTCGGCCGGACCAGTTGCGTCCGGTCACCATCACCCGTCAGTTCAGCAAGTACGCCGAAGGTTCGGTGCTGGTCAGTTTCGGCGACACGCGGGTGATCTGCACCGCCAGCGTCGACGAGCGCGTGCCGGGCTTCAAGCGCGGCAGCGGCAGCGGCTGGGTGACGGCCGAGTACGGCATGCTGCCGCGCGCCACCCATTCGCGTAATCAGCGCGAGGCCGCCAATGGTCGCCAGGGCGGCCGCACGCTGGAGATCCAGCGCCTGATCGGCCGCGCCCTGCGTGCGGTGGTGGACCTGTCGGCGCTGGGTGAGCGCACCATCACGCTGGATTGCGACGTGATCCAGGCCGACGGCGGCACGCGCACGGCGGCCATCACCGGCGCCTACGTGGCGCTGGTGGATGCGGTGGCCAGCCTGCGCAAGCGCCGGGCCATCACGCGCGATCCGATTCACGGCGCGGTGGCGGCGGTGTCGGTGGGCATCTTCGCCGGGCAGACGGTTCTGGACCTGGACTACGCCGAGGATTCCACCGCCGAGACCGACATGAACCTGGTCATCAACGACGCCGGCGCCTTCGTGGAAATCCAGGGCACGGCCGAGGGCCACGCCTTCCGCGCCGACGAGCTGGCGCAGCTGATCGCGCTCGGTCAGCAGGGCGTGGCCGAGCTGATCGCCCTGCAGCGGGCGGCCTTGGCCGGCTGA
- the rdgB gene encoding RdgB/HAM1 family non-canonical purine NTP pyrophosphatase, which yields MRLVLASGNRGKLAELRGLLGDLPLDLQALGDFTADAAEETAPSFVENAILKARLAAAACGLPALADDSGLEVDALAGAPGVHSARYAGPAADDAANRARLLQQLADVPADRRTARFRCVLVYLRHAQDPWPQIFSGTWEGRIALTEAGQHGFGYDPLFWLPEHGCTAAQLDPADKARLSHRAQAAQALRAFLQAQLA from the coding sequence ATGCGCCTGGTGCTGGCCAGCGGCAACCGCGGCAAGCTCGCCGAGCTGCGCGGGTTGCTCGGCGACCTGCCGCTCGACCTGCAGGCACTGGGCGATTTCACCGCCGATGCGGCCGAGGAAACGGCGCCCAGCTTCGTCGAGAACGCCATCCTGAAGGCCCGCCTTGCCGCCGCCGCGTGCGGCCTGCCGGCGCTGGCCGACGATTCCGGGCTGGAGGTGGACGCGCTGGCCGGCGCACCGGGCGTGCACTCGGCCCGCTACGCCGGGCCGGCGGCGGACGATGCGGCCAATCGGGCCAGGCTGTTGCAGCAGCTCGCCGATGTACCGGCGGATCGGCGCACGGCGCGTTTTCGCTGCGTGCTGGTCTACCTGCGCCACGCGCAGGACCCATGGCCGCAGATTTTCAGCGGCACCTGGGAAGGCCGGATCGCGCTGACCGAGGCCGGCCAGCACGGTTTCGGTTACGACCCGCTGTTCTGGCTGCCCGAGCACGGCTGCACGGCGGCGCAGCTGGACCCGGCCGACAAGGCGCGCCTGAGCCACCGCGCCCAGGCGGCGCAGGCGCTGCGGGCGTTCCTGCAGGCGCAGCTGGCCTGA
- the ccsA gene encoding cytochrome c biogenesis protein CcsA, translating into MSFNALSILLAAAYLGLGAGYVLQLRRPASGTRLALRAAAALLGLLHLGLLRTTIADGPALALGFGNAVSLLAAAVMLLFVGISILRSVDNLGVVLAPLAGLSVLLMLLPDHSTPLPAVDMLPLALHVTLSLSAYALLALAALQALVMAYQDSRLRQHAPGGVLRALPPLGDMERLLFQLLGLGFAALTLALLSGVLFLGDIFAPHLLEKTALSIGAWLVIGTLLIGRRRAGWRGRTAVRWTLAGFALLALAYLGSKFALEFVQRG; encoded by the coding sequence ATGTCATTCAACGCCCTGTCCATCCTGCTCGCCGCGGCCTACCTGGGCCTTGGCGCCGGCTACGTCCTGCAGCTGCGCCGGCCGGCCAGTGGCACGCGCCTCGCGTTGCGGGCCGCGGCAGCGCTGCTGGGCCTGCTGCACTTGGGGCTGCTGCGCACGACGATCGCCGACGGGCCAGCGCTGGCGCTGGGTTTCGGCAATGCGGTGTCCTTGCTGGCGGCGGCGGTGATGCTGCTGTTCGTGGGCATCTCCATCCTGCGTTCGGTGGACAACCTGGGCGTCGTGCTGGCGCCGCTGGCGGGACTGTCGGTGCTGCTGATGCTGCTGCCGGACCATTCGACGCCGCTGCCGGCGGTCGACATGCTGCCGCTGGCGCTGCACGTCACGCTGTCGCTGAGCGCCTATGCCCTGTTGGCGCTGGCGGCCCTGCAGGCGCTGGTCATGGCGTACCAGGATTCGCGTCTGCGCCAGCACGCGCCCGGCGGCGTGCTGCGCGCACTGCCGCCGCTGGGCGACATGGAACGGCTGCTGTTCCAGTTGTTGGGACTCGGATTTGCCGCGCTGACGCTGGCGCTGCTGTCCGGGGTGCTGTTCCTGGGCGACATCTTTGCGCCGCATCTGCTTGAAAAAACGGCGCTTTCGATCGGCGCCTGGCTGGTGATCGGCACCCTGCTGATCGGCCGGCGCCGCGCCGGCTGGCGCGGCCGCACCGCCGTGCGCTGGACCCTGGCCGGCTTTGCCCTGCTGGCGCTGGCGTACCTGGGCAGCAAGTTCGCACTGGAATTCGTGCAGCGCGGCTGA
- a CDS encoding Maf family protein, with the protein MPQLVLASTSPRRRELLAQLGVNFEVLAVAVDEQPLPGELATDHVCRLALAKARAAAAQLGPQVCVLGADTVVVLDGEIFGKPVDRGDAAAMLRRLSGRTHTVLSAVARVQGGAHVVRLSESEVTFRTLSPAEIAAYCDTGEPLDKAGAYAIQGRAAAFIRHLEGSYSGVMGLPLFETADLLAGAGVLVGD; encoded by the coding sequence ATGCCGCAGCTGGTACTTGCCTCGACCTCACCCCGCCGCCGTGAACTGCTGGCCCAGCTTGGCGTGAATTTCGAGGTGCTGGCCGTGGCGGTCGACGAGCAGCCCTTGCCAGGAGAACTGGCAACCGACCATGTGTGCCGACTGGCGCTGGCCAAGGCGCGCGCGGCTGCAGCGCAGCTTGGCCCGCAGGTCTGCGTGCTGGGCGCCGACACGGTGGTGGTGCTGGACGGGGAGATTTTCGGCAAGCCGGTGGATCGGGGCGATGCGGCCGCCATGCTGCGCCGCCTGTCCGGGCGCACGCATACGGTGCTCAGCGCCGTGGCGCGCGTGCAGGGCGGTGCCCACGTCGTGCGCCTGAGCGAGAGCGAAGTGACGTTTCGCACCCTGTCGCCGGCCGAGATTGCGGCTTACTGCGACACCGGCGAGCCGCTCGACAAGGCTGGCGCCTACGCCATCCAGGGCCGGGCGGCGGCGTTCATCCGGCATCTTGAGGGCAGCTATTCGGGCGTCATGGGGCTGCCGCTGTTCGAGACCGCCGATCTGCTGGCCGGCGCCGGGGTGCTGGTCGGGGACTGA
- a CDS encoding OmpA family protein, whose protein sequence is MFRTRFHGPAAAGLVALLVAGCATNPETGQREMTKTGKGAAIGAAAGAVLGGVSGGDRGQRAGIGAAAGAAIGAGVGKYMQNQEEKLRQQTAGTGVEVSRQGDNVILNMPGHVTFATDSAQITPAFHSTLDQVAATIAEYQDTRVQINGHTDSTGSDSYNQQLSERRAQAVASYLASRGVASSRMTTLGYGETQPIASNETADGRQQNRRVEIILSPTGG, encoded by the coding sequence ATGTTCAGGACACGCTTTCATGGTCCGGCCGCCGCGGGGCTGGTCGCCCTGCTGGTCGCCGGCTGCGCCACCAACCCCGAAACCGGCCAGCGCGAGATGACCAAGACCGGCAAGGGCGCCGCCATCGGCGCGGCCGCGGGTGCGGTGCTCGGCGGCGTGAGCGGCGGTGACCGCGGCCAGCGTGCCGGTATCGGCGCGGCAGCGGGTGCCGCCATCGGCGCCGGGGTCGGCAAGTACATGCAGAACCAGGAAGAAAAACTGCGCCAGCAAACGGCCGGCACGGGCGTGGAGGTGTCACGCCAGGGCGATAACGTGATCCTGAACATGCCGGGGCACGTCACCTTCGCCACCGACAGCGCCCAGATCACGCCCGCCTTCCACAGCACCCTGGATCAGGTGGCCGCCACCATCGCCGAATACCAGGACACCCGGGTGCAGATCAACGGCCATACCGACAGCACCGGCTCGGACAGCTACAACCAGCAGCTTTCCGAGCGCCGTGCCCAGGCCGTCGCCAGCTATCTGGCCAGCCGCGGCGTGGCCAGCAGCCGCATGACCACCCTTGGTTATGGCGAAACCCAACCCATCGCGTCCAATGAAACCGCCGACGGTCGCCAGCAGAACCGCCGCGTGGAGATCATCCTGAGCCCCACCGGCGGCTGA
- a CDS encoding FAD:protein FMN transferase translates to MNAPLARPLTGTMRRAQPWLGTLVGIEATGLPPAQLARAIDRAFRAVARVHSRMSFHEPDSELSRLNRAAHAGPVPVSGHLRRVLRAACRLSALTNGRFDVTIAPTLVRWGYLPGLSNSPETTGDWRDIRLGTDGTVRFARPLLIDLGGIAKGYAVDQAIASLRRAGVPQACVNAGGDLRFYGHEPRRIGVRDPADPARLRLLPPLLQGAVATSCVADTRRRHGQAWRSPLVDPRRGRAWAATGSVTVLARSCLRADALTKPVAIDPAACEPVLRRLQAQALLLPAA, encoded by the coding sequence GTGAATGCTCCGCTCGCCCGGCCGCTGACCGGCACGATGCGCCGGGCGCAGCCGTGGCTGGGCACGCTGGTCGGCATCGAGGCGACCGGCCTGCCGCCGGCGCAGCTTGCGCGGGCCATCGACCGCGCCTTTCGGGCCGTGGCGCGGGTACACAGCCGGATGAGCTTTCACGAACCGGACAGCGAGCTGTCGCGCCTGAACCGCGCGGCGCATGCCGGCCCGGTGCCGGTGAGCGGGCACCTGCGGCGTGTGCTGCGCGCAGCCTGCCGGCTGAGCGCGCTCACGAATGGCCGCTTCGACGTGACCATCGCGCCGACACTGGTGCGCTGGGGGTATCTGCCCGGATTGTCGAACAGCCCGGAAACGACCGGCGACTGGCGCGACATCCGCCTTGGCACCGACGGCACGGTGCGCTTCGCCCGCCCGCTGCTGATCGATCTGGGCGGCATCGCCAAGGGCTATGCGGTGGATCAGGCCATCGCCAGCCTGCGCCGGGCCGGCGTGCCGCAGGCCTGTGTCAACGCTGGCGGTGACCTGCGTTTTTATGGCCACGAGCCGCGCCGGATCGGCGTGCGCGATCCGGCCGATCCGGCCCGGCTGCGGCTGCTGCCGCCGCTGTTGCAGGGCGCCGTGGCGACCAGCTGCGTGGCGGACACCCGCCGCCGGCACGGACAGGCCTGGCGCTCGCCGCTGGTCGACCCGCGCCGCGGGCGCGCCTGGGCGGCGACCGGCAGCGTGACCGTGCTGGCCCGTTCCTGCCTGCGCGCCGACGCGCTGACCAAGCCGGTGGCCATCGATCCGGCCGCCTGCGAACCCGTCCTGCGCCGCCTGCAGGCGCAGGCCCTGCTGCTGCCCGCCGCATGA
- a CDS encoding FMN-binding protein gives MSRPLPSPWLAVPLLVTPLAAQATQYLSIEQAQRLLFPTATDYAPEAVELTAEQVRAIEQASGTRVVNRKPKVWRAIAADRLLGHLFVDQVYGKHEFITYALAVTADGQVAGVEILDYRETHGDQVRQPRWRAQFLGKDASDAVKLGRDIQNISGATLSCRHLTDGVRRLLATHRALLGAAP, from the coding sequence ATGTCCCGCCCGCTGCCCTCCCCGTGGCTCGCCGTCCCGCTGCTGGTCACGCCACTGGCGGCGCAGGCCACGCAATACCTGAGCATCGAACAGGCACAGCGGCTGCTGTTCCCGACCGCGACCGACTACGCCCCGGAAGCGGTCGAACTCACCGCCGAACAGGTGCGCGCCATCGAACAGGCCAGCGGAACCCGCGTCGTCAACCGAAAGCCCAAGGTGTGGCGCGCCATTGCAGCGGACAGGCTGCTTGGGCACCTGTTCGTGGATCAGGTCTACGGCAAGCACGAGTTCATCACCTACGCGCTGGCGGTCACGGCCGACGGCCAGGTGGCGGGCGTGGAAATCCTCGATTACCGCGAGACGCACGGCGACCAGGTGCGCCAGCCGCGCTGGCGGGCGCAGTTCCTGGGCAAGGACGCGAGCGATGCGGTCAAGCTCGGGCGCGACATCCAGAACATCAGCGGCGCCACGCTGTCCTGCCGCCACCTGACCGACGGCGTGCGGCGCCTGCTGGCCACCCACCGCGCGCTGCTCGGGGCTGCGCCGTGA
- a CDS encoding DsbE family thiol:disulfide interchange protein encodes MKLWRLLLLPALALLLGALALGLRHDPKQIPSPLVGKPLPAIAGETLDGQPVDLAKAGQGRPLLINVWASWCESCAVEHPVVVAAARQFGDRVAFIGLNYRDKRELGEAWLAQRGNAYRWSFFDPEGRAGIELGVYGVPETFFVAADGTLLAKHVGPLDADSLRGYLKTLFGVS; translated from the coding sequence ATGAAACTCTGGCGTCTGCTTCTCCTGCCCGCGCTGGCACTGCTGCTGGGCGCGCTGGCGCTCGGCCTGCGGCACGATCCGAAGCAGATTCCCTCGCCGCTGGTCGGCAAGCCGCTGCCGGCCATCGCGGGCGAGACACTGGACGGGCAGCCGGTCGATCTGGCCAAGGCCGGGCAGGGCAGGCCGCTGCTGATCAACGTGTGGGCCTCGTGGTGCGAGTCCTGCGCCGTGGAGCATCCGGTGGTGGTGGCGGCGGCACGGCAGTTCGGTGACCGGGTCGCCTTCATCGGCCTCAATTACCGGGACAAGCGCGAGCTGGGTGAGGCCTGGCTGGCGCAGCGCGGCAACGCCTACCGCTGGTCGTTCTTCGATCCCGAGGGCCGCGCCGGCATCGAACTTGGCGTGTACGGCGTCCCGGAGACCTTTTTCGTGGCGGCCGACGGCACGCTGCTGGCCAAGCACGTCGGGCCGCTCGACGCGGACAGCCTGCGCGGCTACCTCAAGACGCTGTTCGGGGTGAGCTGA
- a CDS encoding cytochrome c-type biogenesis protein — translation MRGLLMALLLLAPLARAEVVSEDPQQRQVLEIAQQLRCAVCQNQSVAESNAELAQDMRRLIAEQLAAGRSEAEVIDYFRARYGDFVLMRPPRQGSGAPLWWAPWAILAAAGGGAFIYLRKRLRAQERS, via the coding sequence ATGCGCGGACTTCTGATGGCGCTGCTGCTGCTGGCGCCGCTGGCGCGGGCCGAGGTGGTCAGCGAAGACCCGCAGCAGCGGCAGGTGCTCGAGATCGCCCAGCAACTGCGCTGCGCAGTGTGCCAGAACCAGTCGGTGGCGGAGTCGAATGCCGAGCTGGCGCAGGACATGCGCCGGCTCATCGCCGAGCAGCTTGCCGCCGGGCGCAGCGAGGCCGAGGTCATCGATTACTTCCGCGCCCGCTACGGCGATTTCGTCCTCATGCGCCCGCCGCGGCAGGGTTCGGGCGCTCCGCTGTGGTGGGCGCCGTGGGCGATCCTGGCGGCGGCCGGCGGCGGGGCCTTCATCTACCTGCGCAAGCGCCTGCGCGCTCAGGAGCGTTCGTGA
- the ccmI gene encoding c-type cytochrome biogenesis protein CcmI: MTALVLTGLAVLAAVAWLVLRLPSPASAPDTLATRRAQLQASLDELARARSDGVLDEASFADEQRRLQADMAALAQPAPAPSASRPDRTLWPFALAVFILLPAAAVGLYGYLQGPFWQQMDAMRDAPNAAAPVDPAAMVARLEARLAKDGSDPEGWRRLGRSYVVLGRPADARRAYDRAAQLAPDDLTLLEGYADAAEPGVAPPPGIAAMIASVEQGILATPDDPRAWVRAGFARSMQGDRTGARDAYARAHELDPQRPEVLAAYAASEYALNPQQPSARAVELYERLLKINPDNGSALWVLGQAAQRAGQPAQARDYWQRLLGLLPADSPMRAQVQRAIDTVAGGAGAP; the protein is encoded by the coding sequence GTGACAGCACTCGTTCTGACCGGCTTGGCGGTGCTGGCCGCGGTGGCCTGGCTGGTGCTGCGCCTGCCGTCGCCGGCAAGTGCCCCTGACACCCTGGCGACACGGCGCGCGCAGTTGCAGGCGAGCCTGGACGAGCTGGCCCGCGCCCGCTCCGACGGCGTGCTGGATGAGGCGAGCTTTGCCGACGAACAGCGTCGCCTGCAGGCGGACATGGCAGCCCTGGCGCAGCCGGCGCCGGCGCCGTCCGCATCACGGCCCGACCGCACGCTGTGGCCGTTCGCGCTGGCGGTATTCATCCTGCTGCCGGCCGCGGCCGTGGGGTTGTATGGCTATTTGCAGGGTCCGTTCTGGCAGCAGATGGATGCCATGCGCGACGCGCCGAATGCCGCCGCGCCGGTCGATCCGGCGGCCATGGTGGCGCGGCTCGAGGCGCGTCTGGCCAAGGACGGCAGTGATCCCGAAGGCTGGCGGCGCCTGGGCCGCTCCTACGTCGTGCTCGGCCGCCCGGCCGACGCGCGGCGTGCCTACGACCGCGCGGCGCAGCTGGCGCCGGACGACCTGACGCTGCTGGAGGGCTACGCGGACGCCGCCGAGCCCGGTGTGGCCCCGCCGCCCGGCATCGCGGCCATGATCGCCAGCGTCGAGCAGGGCATCCTGGCCACGCCGGACGATCCGCGTGCCTGGGTGCGCGCCGGCTTTGCGCGCAGCATGCAGGGCGACCGCACCGGCGCCCGCGACGCCTACGCCCGTGCCCACGAACTGGACCCGCAGCGCCCGGAAGTGTTGGCCGCGTATGCTGCCAGCGAGTACGCCCTGAACCCGCAGCAACCCAGCGCGCGGGCGGTGGAACTGTACGAGCGCCTGCTGAAGATCAATCCCGACAACGGCTCCGCGCTGTGGGTGCTCGGCCAGGCCGCGCAGCGTGCCGGCCAGCCGGCGCAGGCGCGCGACTATTGGCAGCGCCTGCTGGGGCTGCTGCCGGCCGATTCGCCGATGCGGGCGCAGGTGCAGCGGGCGATCGATACGGTAGCGGGAGGCGCTGGGGCGCCGTAG